From a region of the Mycobacterium intracellulare ATCC 13950 genome:
- a CDS encoding membrane protein, which translates to MSQPPEYPGPPDPQGGGQDPPGYPPPPGYGTPPPPPPGYGPPPGYGAPPPGYGPPPGYGPPPGYGAPPPGYGGPPAPAFSIGDAFGWAWNAFSKNPVALIVPALVYGILIGVASALVGLSQSVGTTTTGSDDDYFTFTANLNGGGMTLLILGYLVAYLVGAFAQAAFLSGCLDLADGRPVTVGSFFKPRNFGMVFLAALLVGILTSIASALCFLPGLILGIFAQFTIPFAIDRSEQPIKALTSSFSTVTANFGNALLVWLVEVALFVVGALACGVGLLVAAPVASLIGIYAYRKFSGGQVVAPQQAGYQPGPPPGPAPA; encoded by the coding sequence ATGAGCCAACCCCCCGAATATCCAGGCCCGCCGGACCCTCAGGGCGGGGGCCAGGATCCCCCCGGCTACCCGCCACCGCCCGGTTACGGCACGCCTCCCCCGCCGCCCCCGGGTTACGGCCCGCCCCCCGGATATGGCGCGCCTCCCCCGGGTTACGGGCCGCCGCCCGGCTACGGCCCCCCGCCCGGGTACGGCGCCCCGCCGCCCGGGTACGGCGGCCCACCCGCGCCGGCCTTCAGCATCGGTGACGCGTTCGGCTGGGCCTGGAACGCCTTCTCCAAAAACCCTGTGGCACTGATCGTTCCGGCCTTGGTGTACGGGATCCTGATCGGCGTCGCCTCGGCCCTGGTCGGCCTGAGCCAAAGCGTGGGCACGACGACGACCGGCTCCGACGACGACTACTTCACCTTCACGGCGAACCTCAACGGCGGCGGGATGACGCTGCTCATCCTCGGCTACCTCGTCGCCTACCTGGTGGGCGCGTTCGCCCAAGCCGCCTTCCTGTCCGGCTGCCTGGATCTGGCCGACGGGCGCCCGGTGACCGTCGGTTCGTTCTTCAAGCCGCGCAACTTCGGCATGGTGTTCCTGGCCGCGCTGCTGGTCGGCATCCTCACCTCGATCGCCTCGGCGCTGTGCTTCTTGCCGGGCCTGATCCTGGGCATTTTCGCCCAGTTCACCATCCCGTTCGCCATCGATCGATCGGAGCAGCCCATCAAGGCGCTGACCTCCAGCTTCTCCACCGTCACCGCAAACTTCGGCAACGCGCTGCTGGTGTGGCTGGTCGAGGTGGCGCTGTTCGTGGTGGGCGCGCTCGCGTGCGGGGTCGGGCTGTTGGTGGCGGCCCCGGTCGCCTCCCTGATCGGGATCTACGCCTACCGCAAGTTCTCCGGCGGACAGGTGGTCGCGCCGCAGCAGGCGGGTTACCAGCCCGGGCCTCCGCCGGGTCCGGCGCCGGCGTAA
- a CDS encoding circularly permuted type 2 ATP-grasp protein, with product MAFADMTFGTGATPAGGRYDADRLLAAYRAARAQQALFDLRRGPASGYDEFVDPDGNVRPAWAEVADAIAERGRAGLDRLRSVVRGLIDNDGITYTDVAPGGRGQEPRPWQLDTLPLVLSAADWEVLEAGLLQRSRVLDAVLADLYGPRSLLTDGVLPPELLFAHPGYVRAANGIEIPGRHQLFMHACDVSRRPDGAFVVNGDRTQAPSGAGYALADRRVVAHAVPDLYERIAPRPTTPFAQALRLALIDAAPDDAQDPVVVVLSPGIYSETAFDQAYLATLLGFPLVESADLVVREGMLWMRSLGTLKRVDVVLRRVDADYTDPLDLRADSRLGVAGLVEAQHRGTVTVVNTLGSGVLENPGLQRFLPAMAEHLLSETLLLPSPPAYWGGIASERSHLLANVGSLLVRSTVGAKTLVGPALSSPQLARLAAQVEAAPWQWVGQELPQFSSAPTDHAGALSSAGVGIRLFTVAQRGGYAPMIGGIGYVLAPGDAAYALKTVAAKDVWIRPTERARAEAVSPPSVEPPAKTAAGTWAVSSPRVLSDLFWIGRYGERAESMARLLIVARDRFHVYRHHQHSEESECVPVLMAALGRITGTDTAADGGGDHAEMIAVAPSTLWSLTVDPHRPGSLVQSVEGLALAARAVRDQMSNDTWMVLAAVERALALDSEPPDSLAEADAALTRAQAQTLAGMLTLSGVAAESMVRDVGWTMMDIGKRIERGLWLTALLRATLTVVRGAAAEQTVIESTLVACESSVIYRRRTAGKVSVSAMVELMLFDAQNPRSLLYQLDRLRTDLGDLPGSSGSSRPERLVDEIGTLLRRSHPAALERVGDDGRRAELADLLGAVHAELRNLADVITTTQLALPGGMQPLWGPDVRRVMPA from the coding sequence ATGGCGTTTGCGGACATGACATTCGGCACCGGTGCGACCCCGGCCGGCGGCCGCTACGACGCGGACCGGTTGCTGGCCGCCTACCGGGCCGCCCGCGCTCAGCAAGCGCTCTTCGATCTGCGGCGCGGCCCGGCGAGCGGCTACGACGAATTCGTCGACCCCGACGGCAACGTGCGCCCGGCGTGGGCCGAGGTGGCCGACGCGATCGCGGAGCGCGGCCGCGCGGGGCTGGACCGGCTGCGCTCGGTGGTGCGCGGGCTGATCGACAACGACGGCATCACCTACACCGACGTCGCGCCCGGCGGCCGTGGCCAGGAGCCGAGGCCCTGGCAGCTGGACACGCTGCCGCTCGTGCTGTCCGCGGCCGACTGGGAGGTGCTCGAGGCGGGGCTGCTGCAGCGGTCCCGGGTGCTCGACGCCGTGCTCGCCGACCTGTACGGGCCGCGCAGCCTACTCACCGACGGTGTCCTTCCGCCTGAGCTGCTGTTCGCCCACCCCGGCTACGTCCGTGCCGCCAACGGCATCGAGATCCCCGGGCGCCACCAGCTTTTCATGCACGCCTGTGACGTCAGCCGGCGTCCCGACGGCGCCTTCGTCGTCAACGGCGACCGGACCCAGGCGCCCTCGGGGGCCGGCTACGCGCTGGCCGACCGGCGCGTGGTCGCGCACGCCGTTCCCGACCTCTACGAACGCATCGCGCCGCGGCCGACCACGCCGTTCGCCCAGGCGCTGCGGCTGGCGCTGATCGACGCAGCACCCGACGATGCCCAGGACCCGGTGGTGGTGGTCCTGTCCCCGGGCATCTACTCCGAAACCGCTTTCGATCAGGCCTATCTGGCCACCCTGCTGGGCTTCCCCCTGGTCGAGAGCGCGGACCTGGTGGTGCGCGAGGGCATGTTGTGGATGCGCTCGCTGGGCACCCTGAAGCGCGTCGACGTGGTACTGCGCCGGGTCGACGCCGACTACACGGACCCGCTGGATCTGCGCGCCGATTCGCGCCTCGGGGTGGCCGGTCTGGTGGAGGCACAACACCGCGGCACGGTGACCGTCGTCAACACGCTGGGCAGCGGGGTCCTGGAAAACCCTGGGCTGCAGCGTTTCCTGCCCGCCATGGCCGAGCACCTGCTGTCGGAGACCCTGCTGCTGCCCAGCCCGCCGGCCTACTGGGGCGGCATCGCCTCCGAGCGTTCGCACTTGCTGGCGAACGTGGGGTCCCTGCTGGTGAGGTCGACGGTCGGCGCGAAAACCCTTGTCGGACCGGCGCTGTCGTCGCCGCAGCTGGCGCGGTTGGCGGCCCAGGTCGAGGCGGCGCCGTGGCAGTGGGTCGGCCAGGAGCTGCCGCAGTTCTCGTCAGCACCCACCGATCACGCCGGAGCGTTGTCCTCGGCGGGCGTCGGCATCCGCTTGTTCACCGTCGCCCAGCGGGGCGGTTACGCGCCGATGATCGGCGGCATCGGCTACGTGCTGGCGCCCGGGGACGCCGCCTACGCGTTGAAAACCGTTGCGGCAAAGGATGTCTGGATCCGGCCCACCGAGCGGGCGCGGGCCGAGGCGGTCAGCCCGCCGAGCGTGGAACCGCCGGCGAAGACGGCCGCGGGCACCTGGGCCGTCAGTTCCCCGCGCGTGTTGTCCGACCTCTTCTGGATCGGCCGCTACGGCGAGCGCGCCGAAAGCATGGCGCGGTTGCTCATCGTCGCCCGCGACAGGTTCCACGTGTACCGGCACCACCAGCACAGCGAGGAAAGCGAGTGCGTGCCGGTGCTGATGGCCGCGCTGGGCCGCATCACCGGAACCGACACCGCGGCCGACGGCGGCGGCGACCACGCCGAGATGATCGCCGTCGCCCCCTCGACGCTGTGGTCGCTCACCGTCGACCCGCACCGCCCCGGCTCCCTGGTGCAGTCGGTGGAAGGCCTGGCGCTGGCCGCCCGCGCGGTGCGCGACCAGATGTCCAACGACACGTGGATGGTGCTGGCCGCGGTGGAGCGCGCGCTGGCGCTCGACAGCGAGCCGCCGGACTCGCTCGCCGAGGCCGACGCCGCGCTGACCCGGGCGCAGGCCCAGACCCTGGCCGGGATGCTGACCCTGTCGGGGGTGGCCGCCGAGTCCATGGTGCGCGACGTGGGCTGGACGATGATGGACATCGGCAAGCGCATCGAACGCGGCCTGTGGCTGACCGCGTTGCTGCGGGCGACGCTGACCGTGGTGCGCGGGGCCGCGGCCGAACAGACCGTCATCGAATCCACCCTGGTGGCGTGCGAGTCTTCGGTCATCTACCGGCGCCGCACCGCGGGCAAGGTCAGCGTCTCCGCCATGGTCGAGCTGATGCTGTTCGACGCGCAGAACCCGAGATCGCTGCTGTACCAATTGGACCGGCTGCGCACCGATCTCGGGGACCTGCCCGGCTCGTCGGGGTCGTCGCGCCCGGAACGTCTGGTGGACGAGATAGGCACCCTGCTGCGCCGATCCCATCCCGCGGCGCTGGAACGGGTCGGCGACGACGGGCGGCGCGCCGAGTTGGCGGACCTGCTCGGCGCGGTCCACGCCGAGCTGCGCAACCTGGCCGACGTCATCACCACCACGCAGCTGGCCTTACCCGGTGGGATGCAACCACTTTGGGGTCCCGACGTGCGCCGGGTGATGCCCGCCTAG
- a CDS encoding DUF6629 family protein, producing MTADLVVGAALVPVAVATLREVKHWREVPFALLPTVFSVHQFIEAAVWPNDVVSPGMKHLAMLAYVFIALPLLPALVPWAILALEPSGARLRVAPFAVLGTVVSVYLAVVVLTDPVTVTMGPHALQYQTGVRGGYVWAALYVIAVIGPAVMSGYRSIVVFGIANLVGLSVVAVLYVHAFASLWCIYAATLSVLALVHMVRRRRLPDPHRYHGVAAEREASPTG from the coding sequence ATGACGGCGGATCTGGTGGTGGGCGCCGCCCTCGTGCCCGTCGCCGTGGCGACCCTGCGCGAGGTGAAGCACTGGCGCGAAGTGCCCTTCGCCCTGCTGCCGACGGTGTTCTCGGTCCATCAGTTCATCGAGGCGGCGGTGTGGCCCAACGACGTCGTCTCCCCGGGGATGAAACACCTGGCGATGCTCGCCTACGTCTTCATCGCGCTGCCGCTGCTTCCCGCGCTGGTTCCGTGGGCGATCCTGGCGCTGGAACCGAGCGGCGCCCGGCTCCGGGTGGCGCCGTTTGCGGTGCTGGGCACCGTCGTGTCGGTCTATCTCGCCGTCGTCGTGCTCACCGACCCGGTCACGGTGACGATGGGTCCCCATGCGCTGCAGTACCAGACCGGCGTTCGGGGCGGCTACGTGTGGGCGGCGCTCTACGTCATCGCCGTCATCGGGCCCGCGGTGATGTCGGGCTATCGCTCCATCGTGGTGTTCGGGATAGCGAACCTGGTGGGGCTGAGCGTGGTTGCCGTCCTCTACGTGCACGCGTTCGCGTCGCTGTGGTGCATCTACGCCGCGACGCTCTCGGTCCTGGCGCTGGTGCACATGGTGCGGCGCCGGCGCCTGCCCGACCCGCACCGCTACCACGGCGTCGCCGCGGAGCGGGAGGCATCGCCGACCGGCTAG
- a CDS encoding zinc-binding metallopeptidase family protein produces the protein MRDFTCPNCGQRLTFENSTCLNCGSALGFSLEQMALLVISDGEATEHAGVVPASEYQLCANLQVAECNWLVPVNTPRLLCASCALTAERPNDADAVGLAEFARAEAAKRRLIAELHELKLPIVGRDKDPDYGLAFRLLSSAHENVMTGHQNGVITIDLAEGDDVHREQLRVEMDEPYRTLLGHFRHEIGHYYYYRLIAPYRDRLERFNELFGDPDADYQAALDRHYSEGAPDGWQDHFVSSYATMHASEDWAETFAHYLHIRDALDTSAWCGLAAASATFDRPALGPSAFQTIIDMWLPLSWSLNMVNRSMGHDDLYPFVLPAAVLEKMKFIHTVVDEATSESRGPASVAG, from the coding sequence ATGCGTGACTTCACCTGCCCCAACTGTGGCCAGCGCCTGACGTTCGAGAACTCGACGTGCCTGAATTGCGGTAGCGCGCTGGGCTTTTCGCTCGAACAGATGGCGTTGCTGGTGATCTCCGACGGCGAGGCCACCGAGCACGCCGGCGTCGTGCCCGCCAGCGAGTACCAGCTGTGCGCGAATCTTCAGGTGGCCGAATGCAATTGGCTGGTGCCGGTCAACACCCCGCGATTGTTGTGCGCGTCGTGCGCGCTGACCGCCGAGCGGCCCAACGACGCCGACGCGGTCGGCCTGGCCGAGTTCGCCCGGGCCGAGGCGGCCAAACGACGGCTGATCGCCGAGCTGCACGAGCTGAAGCTGCCGATCGTCGGGCGGGACAAGGATCCCGACTACGGGCTGGCCTTCCGGCTGCTGTCCAGCGCACACGAAAACGTGATGACCGGGCACCAGAACGGGGTCATCACAATCGATTTGGCCGAGGGTGACGACGTGCACCGCGAGCAGCTGCGGGTCGAGATGGACGAACCGTACCGGACCCTGCTGGGCCACTTCCGCCACGAGATCGGGCATTACTACTACTACCGGTTGATCGCCCCGTACCGCGACCGCCTGGAGCGGTTCAACGAGCTCTTCGGCGACCCCGACGCCGACTACCAGGCGGCGCTCGACCGCCACTACAGCGAGGGCGCGCCCGACGGCTGGCAGGACCACTTCGTGTCGTCCTACGCCACCATGCATGCGAGCGAGGACTGGGCCGAGACGTTCGCCCACTACCTGCACATCCGGGACGCGCTGGACACCTCGGCGTGGTGCGGGCTGGCGGCGGCGTCGGCCACCTTCGACCGCCCCGCGTTGGGGCCCAGCGCATTTCAGACGATCATCGACATGTGGCTGCCGTTGTCGTGGTCACTGAACATGGTGAACCGGTCGATGGGGCACGACGACCTGTACCCGTTCGTGTTGCCGGCCGCGGTGCTGGAGAAGATGAAGTTCATCCACACCGTCGTCGACGAGGCAACGTCGGAGTCCCGGGGACCCGCGTCCGTGGCGGGTTAG
- a CDS encoding transglutaminase family protein — protein sequence MSEADAGSARRHRVTHRTEYRYSDVVTSSYGRGFLTPRDSLRQRRVAHRLIIEPAPADSSTSTDTYGNISSYFHVTEPHSVLKVVSDSVVDVYPPAPGLYAAGAAVQPWEDARPAGRIGALAAEFTLDLDPPEITDEVREYAAPSFTPGRPLIEVLRDLASRIFTDFTYRSGSTTISTGVAEVLAAREGVCQDFARLAIACLRANGLAASYVSGYLATDPPPGKDRMIGIDATHAWAAVWTPQDPGQFEWLGLDPTNDQMIDERYIVVGRGRDYADVPPLRGIIYTDSEHSVIDVAVDVVPYSDPIEGDFSHA from the coding sequence GTGTCTGAAGCAGACGCCGGGTCCGCCCGCCGGCATCGAGTCACCCACCGCACCGAATACCGCTACTCCGACGTCGTGACCAGCTCGTACGGCCGCGGGTTTTTGACCCCGCGCGACTCGCTGCGGCAACGCCGCGTCGCCCATCGGCTGATCATCGAGCCCGCCCCCGCCGACAGCTCCACCAGCACGGACACCTACGGGAACATCAGCTCCTACTTCCACGTGACCGAGCCGCACAGCGTCTTGAAGGTGGTCAGCGATTCGGTCGTCGACGTCTATCCGCCGGCGCCGGGCCTGTACGCCGCCGGGGCGGCCGTGCAGCCGTGGGAGGACGCCCGGCCGGCGGGACGGATCGGGGCGCTGGCCGCCGAGTTCACCCTGGACCTGGATCCGCCCGAGATCACCGACGAGGTCCGCGAGTACGCGGCGCCCAGCTTCACGCCCGGACGCCCGCTGATCGAGGTGCTGCGGGATCTGGCGTCCCGGATCTTCACCGACTTCACCTACCGGTCGGGGTCGACGACGATTTCGACCGGCGTCGCCGAGGTTCTGGCGGCCCGGGAGGGGGTATGTCAAGACTTTGCCAGGCTGGCGATCGCCTGCCTGCGCGCCAACGGTTTGGCGGCCAGTTACGTGTCCGGCTACCTGGCCACCGACCCGCCGCCCGGAAAGGATCGGATGATCGGCATCGACGCCACGCACGCCTGGGCCGCGGTGTGGACTCCGCAGGACCCCGGCCAATTCGAGTGGCTGGGGCTCGATCCCACCAACGACCAGATGATCGACGAGCGCTACATCGTGGTGGGCCGCGGCCGCGACTACGCGGATGTCCCGCCGCTGCGCGGCATCATCTACACCGACTCCGAGCACAGCGTGATCGACGTCGCCGTCGACGTGGTGCCCTATTCAGACCCCATCGAAGGCGACTTCTCGCATGCGTGA
- a CDS encoding MmcQ/YjbR family DNA-binding protein, whose protein sequence is MATWDEVARIVGELALTSEPSPHDWRVGKKLLAWERPLRPSEREALARYGPEPPRGDILGVRVSDEGVKFALIDDEPQTYFTTPHFDGYPAVLVNLAEISVRDLQELITEAWLTQAPRKLVQEFLADSR, encoded by the coding sequence GTGGCCACCTGGGACGAGGTCGCCCGCATCGTCGGCGAGCTGGCCCTCACCTCCGAGCCGTCGCCGCACGACTGGCGGGTCGGCAAGAAATTGCTGGCCTGGGAGCGGCCGCTGCGGCCCTCGGAACGCGAGGCCCTGGCCCGCTACGGCCCGGAGCCGCCGCGCGGCGACATCCTCGGCGTTCGGGTGTCCGACGAGGGAGTCAAGTTCGCGCTGATCGACGACGAGCCGCAAACCTACTTCACCACTCCGCATTTCGACGGCTACCCCGCCGTGCTGGTCAACCTCGCCGAGATCTCGGTGCGCGACCTCCAGGAGCTGATCACCGAGGCGTGGCTGACGCAGGCGCCGCGGAAATTGGTGCAGGAGTTCTTGGCCGACTCGCGGTGA
- a CDS encoding FUSC family protein: MGASRPAVPSRVLAAARAGGKRLRAVWFNLVQTSAAAGVSWYLTHDVLGHPQPFFAPIAAAVSLSTSNVLRAQRAIQMMIGVTLGIGLGSAVQGLLGPGAVPIAIAAFIALGAAVFIGGGFIGHGMMFANQTIVSAILVLALYHGGVGLERIFDALIGGAVAIVFAVLLFPADPLALLRGARVGVLAVLHDVLARAADVAAGRKAAAPDWPLTAVDRVHEQLSGLLEARTTARHVVAIAPRRWGLRDAVRASDHQAVHVALLAGSVLQLARAVAPAPDVGPEPPAPHVPAVLVVLAAATALADRDAAGACAYTASARHHASQLPSGAGAKTQAILADAVGACIDDLQRVIDLRPV, encoded by the coding sequence GTGGGCGCTTCGCGGCCGGCGGTGCCCTCGAGGGTCCTCGCCGCCGCGCGCGCGGGCGGCAAGCGGTTGCGCGCGGTCTGGTTCAACCTGGTGCAGACGTCGGCGGCCGCGGGCGTGTCCTGGTACCTGACCCACGATGTCCTCGGCCACCCGCAACCGTTCTTCGCGCCGATCGCCGCCGCGGTGTCGTTGTCGACCAGCAACGTGCTCCGCGCACAGCGCGCCATCCAGATGATGATCGGGGTGACCCTCGGCATCGGGCTGGGCTCGGCGGTCCAGGGCCTGCTCGGGCCCGGCGCGGTGCCCATCGCGATCGCCGCGTTCATCGCGCTCGGCGCCGCGGTGTTCATCGGGGGCGGCTTCATCGGGCACGGGATGATGTTCGCGAACCAGACCATCGTGTCGGCGATCCTGGTGCTGGCCCTCTACCACGGCGGCGTCGGGCTGGAACGCATCTTCGACGCGCTGATCGGCGGCGCGGTGGCCATCGTCTTCGCCGTGCTGCTGTTTCCCGCCGACCCGCTGGCACTGCTGCGCGGCGCGCGCGTCGGCGTGCTGGCGGTGCTGCACGACGTCTTGGCGCGCGCCGCCGACGTCGCCGCCGGGCGCAAAGCCGCCGCGCCCGACTGGCCGCTGACGGCCGTCGACCGGGTGCACGAACAGCTCAGCGGCCTGCTCGAGGCGCGCACCACCGCCCGCCACGTCGTCGCCATCGCCCCGCGCCGATGGGGCCTGCGCGACGCCGTGCGCGCCTCCGATCACCAGGCCGTGCACGTGGCCCTGCTGGCCGGCTCGGTGCTGCAGCTGGCCCGCGCCGTCGCCCCCGCCCCCGACGTCGGCCCCGAGCCCCCGGCCCCGCACGTGCCCGCGGTGCTGGTCGTGCTCGCCGCCGCGACCGCGCTCGCCGACCGCGACGCCGCCGGCGCCTGCGCATACACCGCGTCGGCCCGCCATCACGCGTCGCAGTTGCCGTCGGGCGCCGGCGCGAAAACCCAGGCGATCCTCGCCGACGCCGTCGGCGCCTGCATCGACGACCTGCAACGGGTCATCGACCTCCGGCCCGTGTGA